Proteins from a genomic interval of Rosa chinensis cultivar Old Blush chromosome 2, RchiOBHm-V2, whole genome shotgun sequence:
- the LOC112184718 gene encoding disease resistance protein RPV1-like, which translates to MASSSASSSSDIPPKEKYDVFLSFRGTDTRKTFTSHLYKALDEKKIDTYIDYNLERGDEIAPALLKAIEGSMISVIVFSENYASSRWCLDELVHILECREKYGQHVIPIFYKTVVSDIRHQSGSYELEERFKDRTESERLKWKVALTKAANLSGFESTSTRDDSDLIQQVVQFILTNLSYESSSYELDGFVGVGSRVQQIESLLCIVPGDDRVRSVVIWGMGGIGKTTLADAVFHRLSSQFDACCFLADVREGSGTHKGLKDLRNKLLRELLGDTTLDIQNKTIDRSTAVKLSRRKVFIVLDDVDRSSQLEMLAGRDVTFGPGSRIIITTRDMQRVREIEVLRKGGNHDVKIYEVEKLNDDEARQLFNLNASTGIYSEVDSTNLLTIMVAYAAGIPLALKIWSSLSHKLSWDKMTKFLNEDMGSIYRVSYDVLRKNEKEIFLDIACFHKGKKINDVRGHLNCRSLSVNSGIDDLIGRSLIELRDNYLWMHDVIQEMGREIVNEKCPEEPGNRTRLYTSKDICHVLQNDTGTATIETMSRHRYDIMFARINLTPQVFGRMYNLTFLNLDGFGFELELPEGGLASLPNVLRYLSWPYYPLGTLPSKFSPSCLVELHMPRSQLQTLWNKDQNPGHLKKIDLSYSTKLVDVPYLTACLESINLQGCESLVQVPNLSESLNIVSINLQECKKLVEVPSYFENLYKLTVLNLWGCRLLKCIPEMPSNMEFLLIGGQISMLDYKGTMELSGLPSSIWSLKKLVKLDLKGCYHIENLPSSIWMLNSLTSLDLSYTSLNYLPSSIECLSRIVSIEMRNCYRLVSLSDSIGKLKSLKILDLSGCSSFKFFPELLEPMECLKTLRLSQTKIEEVHDSIENLVGLEELDLSECRSLESVSNSIYKLRFLKDFRVADCCELKKLPISSSDISWSLQSKLDLSGCTSLEEIPDGLMMCLTSLKELDFSETKIKSIPSSIKELSGLTSLYIWNCKNLESLPELPYNLEILDADACRNLEMVSFSRTAVPQGLDQICDEDILTRREKYSFRSCKKLSETAKSNMMDDLRRRIMRMATAFSKYPDNSPWPEDYSVVIVYPGNEIPERFRYQTEGSSINIKLPVHPSHTNTDLWQLVLCAVLSVDEDEDEDGDQYDEDEGEDEYDDDKSCRYIPEIYGLKCKFNFMTNNVDSSELDFTLPSPGTMNSKIYTKGIDKSQVFVWYFAHWSTHVRCASEASFNFYLDPDYGFYNGIKVKRCGVCLLSSEGQDVKFVGVNQDVGEPKLEQVISTRKSRDQYEDSGSATVAFLDLFHEMF; encoded by the exons ATGGCCtcctcttctgcttcttcttcctctgacaTCCCCCCAAAAGAGAAGTATGATGTCTTTCTCAGCTTCAGAGGCACCGATACCCGCAAGACTTTTACCAGCCATCTCTACAAGGCTTTGGATGAGAAGAAGATTGATACCTACATAGATTACAATCTTGAGCGGGGAGATGAAATCGCACCTGCCCTTTTAAAAGCAATCGAGGGATCAATGATTTCCGTGATCGTTTTCTCGGAAAACTATGCTTCTTCTCGATGGTGCTTGGACGAACTTGTGCATATACTGGAATGCAGGGAAAAGTATGGACAACATGTGATACCCATCTTTTACAAAACAGTTGTATCAGATATACGACACCAGAGCGGAAGTTATGAACTTGAAGAACGTTTCAAGGATAGAACAGAGTCTGAGCGTCTTAAATGGAAGGTTGCTTTGACAAAAGCAGCTAatctttctgggtttgaatcaACTTCAACCAG GGATGATTCCGATTTGATTCAGCAAGTTGTCCAGTTTATTTTGACGAATTTGAGTTATGAGTCCTCAAGTTATGAATTAGATGGCTTCGTTGGAGTTGGAAGTCGAGTTCAGCAAATTGAATCATTACTATGTATCGTTCCTGGAGATGATCGTGTTCGCTCCGTGGTTATTTGGGGTATGGGAGGTATCGGCAAGACCACCCTTGCTGATGCTGTTTTTCACCGTCTCTCTTCACAATTCGATGCTTGCTGCTTTCTTGCAGATGTTAGAGAAGGTTCTGGGACCCATAAAGGACTAAAAGACTTGCGAAACAAGCTTCTTCGTGAATTATTAGGGGACACAACTCTTGATATCCAGAACAAAACTATAGACCGTTCTACGGCAGTGAAACTTAGCCGTAGAAAAGTCTtcattgttcttgatgatgttgACAGGTCAAGCCAATTAGAGATGTTAGCTGGACGTGATGTTACGTTTGGCCCAGGAAGTAGAATCATAATAACAACTAGAGATATGCAGCGAGTTAGAGAGATAGAAGTACTGAGGAAAGGAGGTAACCATGATGTTAAGATCTATGAGGTTGAGAAATTAAATGATGATGAAGCTCGTCAGCTCTTCAATTTGAATGCCTCCACTGGTATCTATTCTGAAGTAGATTCTACGAATTTGTTAACAATCATGGTAGCTTATGCTGCAGGCATCCCCTTGGCCCTTAAAATTTGGAGTTCCTTATCCCATAAACTTTCATGGGACAAGATGACAAAGTTTCTCAACGAAGACATGGGGAGCATTTATAGAGTGAGTTATGATGTCTTGAGAAAAAATGAGAAGGAAATATTTCTTGACATTGCTTGTTTCCACAAAGGGAAGAAAATAAATGATGTAAGAGGACATTTAAATTGCCGTAGTTTATCTGTGAATAGCGGAATTGATGATCTTATTGGTAGGTCTCTCATAGAACTAAGAGATAATTATCTATGGATGCATGATGTGATACAAGAAATGGGCCGGGAAATTGTCAACGAAAAATGTCCTGAAGAGCCTGGAAACCGCACTAGGTTGTACACTTCTAAGGACATCTGTCATGTATTGCAAAATGATACG GGAACTGCAACAATTGAAACCATGTCCAGGCACCGCTATGACATTATGTTTGCTAGGATAAACTTGACCCCTCAAGTCTTTGGAAGGATGTATAATCTAACATTCCTAAACCTTGATGGGTTTGGCTTCGAATTGGAACTTCCTGAAGGCGGTCTCGCGTCTCTTCCTAATGTCCTTAGATATCTGTCCTGGCCGTATTATCCTTTGGGAACTTTGCCATCAAAGTTTTCTCCAAGCTGTCTTGTTGAGCTTCATATGCCCCGTAGCCAGCTCCAGACACTTTGGAATAAAGACCAG AACCCTGGGCACCTAAAAAAGATCGATCTTAGCTACTCAACGAAGCTGGTTGATGTTCCATACCTCACAGCGTGTCTTGAGAGTATAAATCTTCAAGGATGTGAAAGTTTGGTTCAAGTTCCAAATCTCTCAGAGAGTCTAAATATTGTGAGTATAAACCTTCAAGAGTGCAAGAAGTTGGTTGAAGTTCCTTCGTATTTTGAAAATCTTTACAAGCTTACTGTTCTGAATCTGTGGGGGTGCCGGCTTCTAAAATGTATTCCAGAGATGCCAAGCAACATGGAATTCTTACTTATAGGTGGTCAGATATCAATGCTAGATTACAAGGGAACGATGGAATTGTCTGGATTGCCTTCATCAATCTGGTCTCTTAAGAAACTTGTCAAATTGGATCTTAAAGGGTGTTACCACATTGAGAATCTTCCAAGCAGCATTTGGATGTTGAATTCCCTCACATCTCTTGATTTGTCTTATACGAGTTTAAATTATCTGCCCTCATCAATTGAGTGTCTTTCTAGGATTGTTTCAATTGAAATGCGAAATTGCTATAGGCTTGTGAGTCTTTCAGACAGCATCGGTAAGTTGAAATCTCTCAAGATACTTGATCTCTCTGGTTGTTCTTCATTCAAATTCTTCCCAGAACTCTTAGAGCCTATGGAATGCCTGAAGACTCTCCGTTTAAGTCAAACGAAGATTGAAGAGGTACACGACTCCATTGAAAACCTAGTTGGGCTTGAAGAATTAGACTTATCCGAGTGCAGAAGCCTTGAGTCTGTCTCAAACAGTATCTACAAATTAAGATTTCTGAAGGATTTCAGAGTTGCTGATTGTTGTGAACTAAAGAAACTGCCTATCTCATCATCGGACATTTCGTGGTCTTTGCAATCCAAGTTAGACCTCAGTGGCTGCACCAGTTTGGAAGAAATCCCTGATGGACTCATGATGTGCTTAACCTCACTAAAAGAACTAGATTTTAGTGAAACCAAGATTAAGAGCATACCTTCAAGCATCAAAGAACTTTCTGGATTAACATCCCTATACATATGGAATTGCAAGAACCTAGAATCTCTACCAGAGCTCCCATAtaatcttgaaattttggatgcTGATGCTTGTAGGAATCTTGAGATGGTGTCATTCTCAAGGACTGCAGTTCCACAAGGTCTGGATCAAATATGTGATGAAGATATTTTAACACGTCGAGAGAAATATTCATTTCGTAGTTGCAAAAAATTGAGTGAGACCGCAAAAAGCAACATGATGGATGATTTACGGCGTAGAATTATGCGAATGGCAACTGCATTTTCCAAATATCCT GATAATAGCCCTTGGCCTGAGGATTACTCCGTTGTTATTGTCTATCCTGGGAATGAGATTCCAGAGCGGTTCAGGTATCAAACAGAGGGATCTTCAATAAATATCAAGCTTCCTGTGCATCCTTCTCATACAAATACAGACTTGTGGCAACTCGTTCTGTGCGCTGTTCTTTCAGTCGACGAAGACGAAGATGAAGATGGGGACCAATATGACGAAGATGAAGGTGAGGACGAATATGACGATGACAAATCGTGTAGATACATTCCCGAGATTTATGGCTTGAAATGTAAATTCAATTTCATGACCAACAATGTTGACAGCTCTGAATTAGATTTTACTCTTCCTTCGCCCGGTACTATGAACTCTAAAATATACACGAAAGGGATCGACAAGTCTCAGGTATTTGTATGGTATTTCGCACACTGGTCCACGCATGTTCGCTGTGCCAGCGAGGCCTCGTTCAATTTTTATCTAGATCCAGATTATGGGTTCTATAATGGCATTAAGGTGAAAAGGTGTGGGGTCTGCTTGCTGTCATCCGAAGGCCAAGATGTGAAATTTGTAGGGGTCAATCAAGATGTTGGAGAACCAAAACTAGAGCAGGTTATTTCAACAAGAAAGAGCCGCGACCAGTATGAAGATAGTGGAAGCGCTACAGTTGCtttcttggatttgtttcatGAAATGTTTTGA